One region of Danio rerio strain Tuebingen ecotype United States chromosome 5, GRCz12tu, whole genome shotgun sequence genomic DNA includes:
- the zbtb20 gene encoding zinc finger and BTB domain-containing protein 20 isoform X2, with the protein MTERIHHINLHNFSNSVLETLNEQRNRGHFCDVTVRIHGSMLRAHRCVLAAGSPFFQDKLLLGYSDIEIPSVVSVQSVQKLIDFMYSGVLRVSQSEALQILTAASILQIKTVIDECTRIVSQNVGISGSGSFSVVPGDSGQETPRGTPESGTSGPSSDAESGYMQTSHQSVYSSLYSSCSGLGLQNGTRGNRSHYAGAAVIANYDSALPLQQKEAGQDPAWITRIHERSQQMERFLSTTETTHCRKQPRPVRLHPGDIHIKQEQGDEFNCYGIEDCREDGEPLECVESEPKGESFDSGVSSSIGTETDSVEQPFLSGFNCPSKGQQGERGTPVQIEVNDSSPEQTQEIIEDSSGNGPTQESGEIGIHQANLTAPQVMPGGPYLRPGEPLTSNLRMPLTLTSNSQVMGTAGNTYLPTLFATQSASDNKPFLFSLPQSIGSQQPQFVAVPSPNMPPFPGGLSVPPGGSQQQGGAPGGQHGEKKPYACTLCCKTFTAKQNYVKHMFVHTGEKPHQCSICWRSFSLKDYLIKHMVTHTGVRAYQCSICNKRFTQKSSLNVHMRLHRGEKSYECYICKKKFSHKTLLERHMALHSPASIPVPMAVPEPGAGVVALAMPVGGGVAGGGVGNAGVGVAAEASCQEGTTYMCSVCPVKFDQIEHFNDHMRKHVSDG; encoded by the exons ATGACCGAACGCATTCACCACATTAATCTTCACAACTTCAGCAATTCTGTACTTGAGACCCTCAATGAGCAGCGAAACCGCGGGCACTTCTGTGACGTGACTGTTCGGATCCATGGTAGCATGCTGCGCGCTCACCGCTGTGTGCTGGCTGCCGGCAGCCCCTTCTTTCAGGACAAGCTGCTCCTGGGCTACAGCGACATCGAGATCCCCTCTGTGGTCTCGGTCCAGTCCGTCCAGAAACTGATCGACTTCATGTACAGCGGCGTGCTGCGGGTCTCCCAATCCGAGGCCCTGCAGATCCTCACGGCTGCCAGCATCCTTCAGATCAAGACAGTTATCGACGAGTGCACCAGGATTGTCTCGCAGAATGTGGGCATTTCGGGATCTGGCAGCTTTTCGGTGGTCCCGGGGGACTCGGGGCAGGAGACGCCGCGGGGAACTCCGGAGTCTGGCACGTCTGGTCCCAGCAGCGACGCCGAGTCGGGCTACATGCAAACATCTCACCAGAGCGTTTACTCCTCGCTTTATTCCAGCTGCTCGGGGTTGGGCCTGCAAAACGGTACCCGCGGAAATCGCTCCCACTATGCCGGCGCTGCGGTGATAGCCAACTACGACTCGGCCTTGCCACTGCAGCAGAAGGAGGCCGGGCAGGACCCTGCCTGGATCACGCGCATCCATGAGCGTTCACAGCAGATGGAGCGATTCCTGTCCACCACCGAGACGACACACTGCCGCAAACAGCCCCGTCCTGTCAGGCTCCACCCAGGGGACATCCACATCAAGCAGGAGCAAGGGGACGAGTTCAACTGCTATGGGATCGAGGATTGCCGGGAGGACGGCGAGCCATTGGAGTGCGTGGAAAGCGAGCCCAAAGGCGAGAGCTTCGACTCTGGCGTCAGCTCTTCCATCGGCACCGAAACCGACTCCGTTGAACAGCCTTTCCTGTCTGGGTTCAACTGTCCGAGTAAGGGCCAGCAGGGCGAGCGTGGGACCCCGGTGCAGATCGAAGTCAATGATTCCTCCCCCGAGCAAACCCAAGAGATCATCGAAGATTCGAGCGGAAACGGTCCTACTCAAGAAAGTGGCGAGATCGGGATCCATCAAGCCAATCTAACAGCTCCCCAAGTGATGCCCGGTGGGCCGTACCTGCGGCCAGGTGAGCCGCTTACCAGCAACCTACGTATGCCCCTGACCCTGACCAGCAACTCCCAGGTAATGGGAACTGCGGGCAACACGTACCTGCCTACGCTCTTCGCCACCCAGTCAGCCAGCGACAACAAGCCTTTCCTCTTCAGTCTGCCCCAGTCCATCGGGAGCCAGCAGCCGCAGTTTGTGGCCGTCCCCTCTCCCAACATGCCTCCGTTCCCCGGCGGGCTGTCTGTGCCGCCAGGAGGGAGTCAGCAGCAGGGCGGTGCACCGGGGGGACAGCACGGGGAGAAGAAGCCGTACGCGTGCACTCTTTGCTGTAAGACCTTTACTGCCAAACAAAACTACGTCAAACACATGTTCGTGCACACAG GTGAAAAGCCACACCAGTGCAGTATCTGCTGGCGTTCGTTCTCGCTGAAGGATTATCTCATCAAACACATGGTTACGCATACAGGCGTCCGAGCGTACCAGTGCAGCATCTGCAACAAACGCTTCACCCAGAAGAGCTCGCTCAACGTCCACATGCGCCTGCACCGCGGAGAGAAGTCCTACGAGTGCTACATCTGCAAGAAAAAGTTCTCTCACAAGACCCTGTTGGAGCGCCACATGGCCCTGCACA GCCCCGCGTCCATCCCTGTGCCGATGGCCGTCCCGGAGCCGGGAGCCGGAGTGGTGGCTCTCGCCATGCCTGTGGGAGGGGGCGTGGCTGGGGGCGGAGTCGGAAACGCCGGAGTGGGCGTGGCCGCAGAAGCCAGCTGCCAGGAGGGGACCACCTACATGTGCTCCGTGTGCCCTGTCAAGTTTGACCAAATCGAGCACTTCAATGACCACATGCGCAAGCATGTCTCCGACGGATAA
- the zbtb20 gene encoding zinc finger and BTB domain-containing protein 20 isoform X1: protein MTERIHHINLHNFSNSVLETLNEQRNRGHFCDVTVRIHGSMLRAHRCVLAAGSPFFQDKLLLGYSDIEIPSVVSVQSVQKLIDFMYSGVLRVSQSEALQILTAASILQIKTVIDECTRIVSQNVGISGSGSFSVVPGDSGQETPRGTPESGTSGPSSDAESGYMQTSHQSVYSSLYSSCSGLGLQNGTRGNRSHYAGAAVIANYDSALPLQQKEAGQDPAWITRIHERSQQMERFLSTTETTHCRKQPRPVRLHPGDIHIKQEQGDEFNCYGIEDCREDGEPLECVESEPKGESFDSGVSSSIGTETDSVEQPFLSGFNCPSKGQQGERGTPVQIEVNDSSPEQTQEIIEDSSGNGPTQESGEIGIHQANLTAPQVMPGGPYLRPGEPLTSNLRMPLTLTSNSQVMGTAGNTYLPTLFATQSASDNKPFLFSLPQSIGSQQPQFVAVPSPNMPPFPGGLSVPPGGSQQQGGAPGGQHGEKKPYACTLCCKTFTAKQNYVKHMFVHTGEKPHQCSICWRSFSLKDYLIKHMVTHTGVRAYQCSICNKRFTQKSSLNVHMRLHRGEKSYECYICKKKFSHKTLLERHMALHSTGSGVSGVSGVSGAGSAGGPASIPVPMAVPEPGAGVVALAMPVGGGVAGGGVGNAGVGVAAEASCQEGTTYMCSVCPVKFDQIEHFNDHMRKHVSDG from the exons ATGACCGAACGCATTCACCACATTAATCTTCACAACTTCAGCAATTCTGTACTTGAGACCCTCAATGAGCAGCGAAACCGCGGGCACTTCTGTGACGTGACTGTTCGGATCCATGGTAGCATGCTGCGCGCTCACCGCTGTGTGCTGGCTGCCGGCAGCCCCTTCTTTCAGGACAAGCTGCTCCTGGGCTACAGCGACATCGAGATCCCCTCTGTGGTCTCGGTCCAGTCCGTCCAGAAACTGATCGACTTCATGTACAGCGGCGTGCTGCGGGTCTCCCAATCCGAGGCCCTGCAGATCCTCACGGCTGCCAGCATCCTTCAGATCAAGACAGTTATCGACGAGTGCACCAGGATTGTCTCGCAGAATGTGGGCATTTCGGGATCTGGCAGCTTTTCGGTGGTCCCGGGGGACTCGGGGCAGGAGACGCCGCGGGGAACTCCGGAGTCTGGCACGTCTGGTCCCAGCAGCGACGCCGAGTCGGGCTACATGCAAACATCTCACCAGAGCGTTTACTCCTCGCTTTATTCCAGCTGCTCGGGGTTGGGCCTGCAAAACGGTACCCGCGGAAATCGCTCCCACTATGCCGGCGCTGCGGTGATAGCCAACTACGACTCGGCCTTGCCACTGCAGCAGAAGGAGGCCGGGCAGGACCCTGCCTGGATCACGCGCATCCATGAGCGTTCACAGCAGATGGAGCGATTCCTGTCCACCACCGAGACGACACACTGCCGCAAACAGCCCCGTCCTGTCAGGCTCCACCCAGGGGACATCCACATCAAGCAGGAGCAAGGGGACGAGTTCAACTGCTATGGGATCGAGGATTGCCGGGAGGACGGCGAGCCATTGGAGTGCGTGGAAAGCGAGCCCAAAGGCGAGAGCTTCGACTCTGGCGTCAGCTCTTCCATCGGCACCGAAACCGACTCCGTTGAACAGCCTTTCCTGTCTGGGTTCAACTGTCCGAGTAAGGGCCAGCAGGGCGAGCGTGGGACCCCGGTGCAGATCGAAGTCAATGATTCCTCCCCCGAGCAAACCCAAGAGATCATCGAAGATTCGAGCGGAAACGGTCCTACTCAAGAAAGTGGCGAGATCGGGATCCATCAAGCCAATCTAACAGCTCCCCAAGTGATGCCCGGTGGGCCGTACCTGCGGCCAGGTGAGCCGCTTACCAGCAACCTACGTATGCCCCTGACCCTGACCAGCAACTCCCAGGTAATGGGAACTGCGGGCAACACGTACCTGCCTACGCTCTTCGCCACCCAGTCAGCCAGCGACAACAAGCCTTTCCTCTTCAGTCTGCCCCAGTCCATCGGGAGCCAGCAGCCGCAGTTTGTGGCCGTCCCCTCTCCCAACATGCCTCCGTTCCCCGGCGGGCTGTCTGTGCCGCCAGGAGGGAGTCAGCAGCAGGGCGGTGCACCGGGGGGACAGCACGGGGAGAAGAAGCCGTACGCGTGCACTCTTTGCTGTAAGACCTTTACTGCCAAACAAAACTACGTCAAACACATGTTCGTGCACACAG GTGAAAAGCCACACCAGTGCAGTATCTGCTGGCGTTCGTTCTCGCTGAAGGATTATCTCATCAAACACATGGTTACGCATACAGGCGTCCGAGCGTACCAGTGCAGCATCTGCAACAAACGCTTCACCCAGAAGAGCTCGCTCAACGTCCACATGCGCCTGCACCGCGGAGAGAAGTCCTACGAGTGCTACATCTGCAAGAAAAAGTTCTCTCACAAGACCCTGTTGGAGCGCCACATGGCCCTGCACAGCACCGGAAGCGGGGTCTCTGGGGTCTCCGGGGTCAGTGGCGCAGGGAGCGCCGGAGGCCCCGCGTCCATCCCTGTGCCGATGGCCGTCCCGGAGCCGGGAGCCGGAGTGGTGGCTCTCGCCATGCCTGTGGGAGGGGGCGTGGCTGGGGGCGGAGTCGGAAACGCCGGAGTGGGCGTGGCCGCAGAAGCCAGCTGCCAGGAGGGGACCACCTACATGTGCTCCGTGTGCCCTGTCAAGTTTGACCAAATCGAGCACTTCAATGACCACATGCGCAAGCATGTCTCCGACGGATAA
- the zbtb20 gene encoding zinc finger and BTB domain-containing protein 20 (The RefSeq protein has 1 substitution compared to this genomic sequence) — protein MTERIHHINLHNFSNSVLETLNEQRNRGHFCDVTVRIHGSMLRAHRCVLAAGSPFFQDKLLLGYSDIEIPSVVSVQSVQKLIDFMYSGVLRVSQSEALQILTAASILQIKTVIDECTRIVSQNVGISGSGSFSVVPGDSGQETPRGTPESGTSGPSSDAESGYMQTSHQSVYSSLYSSCSGLGLQNGTRGNRSHYAGAAVTANYDSALPLQQKEAGQDPAWITRIHERSQQMERFLSTTETTHCRKQPRPVRLHPGDIHIKQEQGDEFNCYGIEDCREDGEPLECVESEPKGESFDSGVSSSIGTETDSVEQPFLSGFNCPSKGQQGERGTPVQIEVNDSSPEQTQEIIEDSSGNGPTQESGEIGIHQANLTAPQVMPGGPYLRPGEPLTSNLRMPLTLTSNSQVMGTAGNTYLPTLFATQSASDNKPFLFSLPQSIGSQQPQFVAVPSPNMPPFPGGLSVPPGGSQQQGGAPGGQHGEKKPYACTLCCKTFTAKQNYVKHMFVHTGEKPHQCSICWRSFSLKDYLIKHMVTHTGVRAYQCSICNKRFTQKSSLNVHMRLHRGEKSYECYICKKKFSHKTLLERHMALHSTGSGVSGVSGVSGAGSAGGPASIPVPMAVPEPGAGVVALAMPVGGGVAGGGVGNAGVGVAAEASCQEGTTYMCSVCPVKFDQIEHFNDHMRKHVSDG, from the exons ATGACCGAACGCATTCACCACATTAATCTTCACAACTTCAGCAATTCTGTACTTGAGACCCTCAATGAGCAGCGAAACCGCGGGCACTTCTGTGACGTGACTGTTCGGATCCATGGTAGCATGCTGCGCGCTCACCGCTGTGTGCTGGCTGCCGGCAGCCCCTTCTTTCAGGACAAGCTGCTCCTGGGCTACAGCGACATCGAGATCCCCTCTGTGGTCTCGGTCCAGTCCGTCCAGAAACTGATCGACTTCATGTACAGCGGCGTGCTGCGGGTCTCCCAATCCGAGGCCCTGCAGATCCTCACGGCTGCCAGCATCCTTCAGATCAAGACAGTTATCGACGAGTGCACCAGGATTGTCTCGCAGAATGTGGGCATTTCGGGATCTGGCAGCTTTTCGGTGGTCCCGGGGGACTCGGGGCAGGAGACGCCGCGGGGAACTCCGGAGTCTGGCACGTCTGGTCCCAGCAGCGACGCCGAGTCGGGCTACATGCAAACATCTCACCAGAGCGTTTACTCCTCGCTTTATTCCAGCTGCTCGGGGTTGGGCCTGCAAAACGGTACCCGCGGAAATCGCTCCCACTATGCCGGCGCTGCGGTGATAGCCAACTACGACTCGGCCTTGCCACTGCAGCAGAAGGAGGCCGGGCAGGACCCTGCCTGGATCACGCGCATCCATGAGCGTTCACAGCAGATGGAGCGATTCCTGTCCACCACCGAGACGACACACTGCCGCAAACAGCCCCGTCCTGTCAGGCTCCACCCAGGGGACATCCACATCAAGCAGGAGCAAGGGGACGAGTTCAACTGCTATGGGATCGAGGATTGCCGGGAGGACGGCGAGCCATTGGAGTGCGTGGAAAGCGAGCCCAAAGGCGAGAGCTTCGACTCTGGCGTCAGCTCTTCCATCGGCACCGAAACCGACTCCGTTGAACAGCCTTTCCTGTCTGGGTTCAACTGTCCGAGTAAGGGCCAGCAGGGCGAGCGTGGGACCCCGGTGCAGATCGAAGTCAATGATTCCTCCCCCGAGCAAACCCAAGAGATCATCGAAGATTCGAGCGGAAACGGTCCTACTCAAGAAAGTGGCGAGATCGGGATCCATCAAGCCAATCTAACAGCTCCCCAAGTGATGCCCGGTGGGCCGTACCTGCGGCCAGGTGAGCCGCTTACCAGCAACCTACGTATGCCCCTGACCCTGACCAGCAACTCCCAGGTAATGGGAACTGCGGGCAACACGTACCTGCCTACGCTCTTCGCCACCCAGTCAGCCAGCGACAACAAGCCTTTCCTCTTCAGTCTGCCCCAGTCCATCGGGAGCCAGCAGCCGCAGTTTGTGGCCGTCCCCTCTCCCAACATGCCTCCGTTCCCCGGCGGGCTGTCTGTGCCGCCAGGAGGGAGTCAGCAGCAGGGCGGTGCACCGGGGGGACAGCACGGGGAGAAGAAGCCGTACGCGTGCACTCTTTGCTGTAAGACCTTTACTGCCAAACAAAACTACGTCAAACACATGTTCGTGCACACAG GTGAAAAGCCACACCAGTGCAGTATCTGCTGGCGTTCGTTCTCGCTGAAGGATTATCTCATCAAACACATGGTTACGCATACAGGCGTCCGAGCGTACCAGTGCAGCATCTGCAACAAACGCTTCACCCAGAAGAGCTCGCTCAACGTCCACATGCGCCTGCACCGCGGAGAGAAGTCCTACGAGTGCTACATCTGCAAGAAAAAGTTCTCTCACAAGACCCTGTTGGAGCGCCACATGGCCCTGCACAGCACCGGAAGCGGGGTCTCTGGGGTCTCCGGGGTCAGTGGCGCAGGGAGCGCCGGAGGCCCCGCGTCCATCCCTGTGCCGATGGCCGTCCCGGAGCCGGGAGCCGGAGTGGTGGCTCTCGCCATGCCTGTGGGAGGGGGCGTGGCTGGGGGCGGAGTCGGAAACGCCGGAGTGGGCGTGGCCGCAGAAGCCAGCTGCCAGGAGGGGACCACCTACATGTGCTCCGTGTGCCCTGTCAAGTTTGACCAAATCGAGCACTTCAATGACCACATGCGCAAGCATGTCTCCGACGGATAA